Genomic DNA from uncultured Vibrio sp.:
GCCTACCTAGAAAACGAACTCGGTTTTGAAATTGATGGTGCATATCAAGACTTTGAGGCCATAATGCCCACTCAACACATGTGTGAGATATTAGGGGTAAACAAGAACAAGCCCCTAATGTGTATCTCATCGGTCGGCATTCTTAAAGATGGCCGTGTGTTTGAATATACGCGCATTGTTTCGAAGCCAGAAACTATGTCTTACAAACATTACCTCAAACGCTGTAAATAACTGACCTTCATGGTCTGGTGAATGCTCAGCTCCAGTGTTTTTTCCAAAAAAACGGCTCAACGATTGAGATTGAACTCTCTATTTCCGACATCCTCAGATACGATAAAACGCCATATGTCTGAAGCGAAAATCTTTAGATGTAGTTGACCAGCCTGTTTATCTAATAACCACTTTCCATTTACCTGAAGGTTTTCTAATGTTTGATAAACAAGAGGTTGAGTGAGTTAAGCACGACTTTTGGCAGGAGCAATGCCGCAAGCTCAGTAGCGGCATTGTGTTTTTACAATGTAAATGCACAGAAAATGTTAGTGCTAATCCCCGTCGTGATAGCGCTGTTCCACTTCATCTTGCGCTTCAAACTCTTGATGAATAACTTCGGTAACTTCTTTACTGGTATAGCTGACTGTTGTCGGTAGCGAGTAGTTTGGCACGTCATCGTAGCTAAACACCGAGTAGTACTTTGCGAGGTTGGCGTTGCCAAAGCGGTCGTAAGTGAAGTTGTCTTGACCTGCGTAAAGTTTTACGCCATCAAGTGCGTTTCTGGGTGGATGGAAGCTGTTACGTACGACATAGCTGCCAACCCATGCAGGATGATCTGGGTTCTCCCAAGTGAGCTTTACTACGCCATTTTCCACATTGGCTTGCAGATTGGTTGGTGATGCCAAAGCCTCTTTTCGTCGTTCGACATAGGTGAGCATCAGTTTTGGCGTGACAGATTCATTGTTTATCTGAGCCTTCCATTTTACACGGCTATCCATAGTGTCGGATTCTGACGTAGGTATGATGATCAGACGAACTGAGCGCCCTTGGTCGTGTAAGTCTTCAACATATTGACGCGCAGAGCTATCAAATAGGAAGGTTTGGCGTGGGTGTTGGTTGAGATCTTGTGAGCTTACTTCGTAACCTACGTATTCCAATTGAGCAAAATCTAGCGGCAACTCATCAAGCTCAGTTTCACTGTCCACAAGCGCCACGCTAAAGCGCATCGAGTGATTCAAGGCATGCGTACTATCCACATCAAGGATGATGGCTGCTTCGGTGATCACCAGCTCTTTTGGATTGGTTAGTTGTGGGAGCTCAAACACCATTTGACCAATTTCTGCGTTACCATGGCTATCATAGCCAGTAGTAAGAAGGTTATTGATCAATTCGCTGTATTGGAAGGTTTGGCATTGAGCGGCAGACAGCTGCAGCGTGGTAGTTTTACGTCGATAAATCACATACAAGCTTGGGCGATAGTGAATTCCTCCGCCAAAGCGGCCATAACCAATATCAAATTGCATCATTTGAGAGTCATTACCGAGAGGCAATTTATCCGGACCTTGAATGCGCAGTAGCAGACGTCCACGTTTTAACTGCTCTTCGAGGATGCGTTTTTCCATCGCACTAAACTGCCAACTATGCCAAATACCTTGCGTTAAACGATCGGAATCTATGGTCTCGCCCAAGGTTTGAATTGGCTTGGCTTGATGAATTTGCTCAAAGCTACTGATGTCGGTGATGTCCGCTGGATTGAGGATCGACACCGACCACTCACCATAATTTTCAATTTTTGCGCCCACGCGGTTCATCGGGTAAAGCGAGAACTCGGCCAGACTAATATGCGAGTCTTCCGACAAGCGGCTGAGGTCATAATCGATCACACCATAACAAATGCCTTTGGTGCTATTGACCCCTACAAACAGAGAATTATGACCAAAATGTTCGCTATTGTTCTTAGTCAATTCACCAACATAGCCTACTTTTTCAGGTGTTGGGAATAACGTAAACGAGCAATCGGCTTTATCTAGCGGTGTTTTGATGCGGATTTCTGGCGCAAAAGGGGAAGCAATTTTCTTGAATTTATCTACACGGTGTAGGTTGTAAAAATAGCGCTTACCGGCTTTAAGTTGCTTATCGGTGAATTCGGTTTGTGAAGTGATTGCGATCAGGTTTTCTTTGGTACAAGGTGCTTTCGGACGTTCACTACGATATACCTGATAGTGACAGCCACTGTCACTATCATCCGCTTCTTGCCACACTAATTCTGCTTGGGTGGCATCGACGCGTTTCACCGAAAAATACTCAGGTCTTTTCGGGGCAAGGTCCGAATAATTAATCGCGCTGCGCAAGGCATAAAGCAGGGCAGGGATGTTTTCATCCACACTTTGCGACATGTTGATCAGATAATCCGGGATATTACGGCTACCCACTTCCACAACAGTGGCAAGAATACCACGGTTGTAATACCACTCGCGTCCGCTGCCATGGATCAAGTTGGCTGGTGGCTTACCTCGGTGAATACCATATTGGCGCTTGGTGACCTTATAGATCTCTTGCGCCATATTGGCACACAACACATTAAGATCGGTGCCTTCAATTTCAGCTTCATGGTTAAACTTGTGTGCTGGGAAAAACACGTTGCCTTGTGAATGGTAATCGAGCGCGATGCAGATATTGTTATGCTGCTCTACAAAATGTTTGATCGCGCGGGTTTCTGGCTCTGAAAAAGCTTCTGGACCACCGTAAATATTCGAGCTGGTTTGATTGCTGCGGCGGAAGTTCACCCCGAAGTTACGGTTTAAATCTACCCCAAAAGTGCCGTCACCATTGTCTCGGCGGTTCTTACGCCAGAAGGAAAAGTGCTTATGCGAATACTCAAAACCATCAGGATTGAGGCAAGGCACAATATATAAAGTATTACGGCTTAAGGCATCAATCACATCTGGATTGGTTTGGTGGTTATCCAGCAGGTATTGGATAAAGCTAACGGCCAACTCATTTCCTATCCACTCCCGTGCATGGATGGTACCTGTGTAGAGCAGTGCAGGTTTGAGGTGAGCATAGGCTACATTTTGAGAAATAGTGGCCATTAGGATTGGCCGCCCCTCATGGGTCTCCCCAATACTTTCAAGGCGGATAAAATCCGGATGCTTCGCCATCGCTTGCTCGAGAAACTGTTGGGTTTGCTCATAGCATAGGTATTGTTTTTTCATTCGTTTACCTCTGCTCAAGCCAATGCTTTGCAGTGTAAATTCCAATGCAGACAAATCGCATCGCATTTTTTCTGCTTAATCCCTGGGACTGTCATCAACAGATTTGGGGCAGAATTTAACGCGGTCAAGGTTTGCTCAACGCCTAGGTGAGTGATGATTTTGTTCGCTTGCTCTAAGCCTATGCCTTTAATACTGGTGAAAAATGTCACCAATTGCGCTTGATTCATCGCACTATTAGGTTTTGTGGCTGTAGAATTAAGTAAGTGTTCACTTTTACTTTGCGCTTGTAAATCAAGGCTGTCTAAGCTTTCAATACCAGTATCAATCGCTTCAAGGCGAGACTGTTCACACCGTTGAGATTCAGATGGCGCGATTAACTGATGAGCGAGTAAGCCTTGTCGATTCCAGACTTCACTTGGCCACTCTTCGCCAATTTCTTGGTAGGTACGAGCAAGTGGATAAGCTGAGTCGTGTGGTGCGTATTCGCCAGTATCGGTAGAAATGCTGGTTTCACCAAAGCTTAGATGACGCAAAGTACGGAGCAAAGATGAATGAATTTTCCCTAACTCTTCCCAGTTGCGATGCGCAAAGTAAGGCTTTTTAAAGCGCTCTGGCGCGAATAACCACATCAGATATTGACCGATCCAGTCGCGGATATAAGGGAAAGCAGCAAATGCGGTCGCACATTCTAAAATGGTGTAATCATCGTCCATGCTCACTGCGATATCACACGCCCAATACTCAGCATTGGCCGCTTTAGATGCCTTCACTGCAACGTCGAGCACTTTCTCTGGCACGGCTTGGTAATCCATGCTGCCGCCTTGGCTAGTATTAGTGAGCCATTCCCCTTCCGGTGGGCGTCGCCAAAACGCACACACAGGTTGGTGACCTACTAACATTACGCGAATATCGGCTTTCATTGGTACAAAGTCTTGAATATAAGCGGGGTAATATTGTTTTTTCGCAAACAGGCGTAGAGCCTCGGCTTCAGAGTCCACTTTATGCACAAAATAGCCGCCATAATTGGAAGGACCATAGGAGCGCTTCACAATTTTGGGATAAGTAGTATGGCTTAAATAATCCAGGGCTTCATCAACGTGATAAAAGATTTCAGTGCGCGGGATCGGCAGGTCATGCTTATGACAAAAGTGAGTGACGTTCTCTTTTGATTTATTACAAAACTGGCTGTCGAGTGATGGCACAAATTGCACTTCAGGCAGAGCGCGGCTGATCTCACGGAAGGTTTCATAAGCGGTGGCAGGGATATTGCCGATCAGTACGTCGATCTTTTTGCGTTTAATTTCATCAATAAAGCGCTGCTTGTCATTTCCCCAATGATAAACAACTTGTTCAATTTTATCGGGCCAACCTTTGAAGTTTGAGCGGTCGAAAAAGCGTAATACATGATCTAGATAGAGCAAGCCAAGTGTGGGACGAGTGGAGCCGTGAGAGGTCATAATGAGATTTCTACCTGCTGAGTGTTAGAGTGATTTGAGTTTAAATGAATGAAGCTGGTGTCTAAGGTCGTGGCCATCGACTGGTTTTGGGCCGGATTCACGTTGCGATCAATCAGATCGACGATGTAGTTGATTTTTGTGTCGTTGAAATTCAGGCCGAAAGCTTCTTGCTCTGGTGTCGCAAACGCAGGAATACCATTGACTTCAATAACGACATAACGTTGTTTTTCAATGTCATAAATAATATCAACGCCAGCTATTTCGAGTCCGGTTACGAATGCAGCTTGTTGCGCAAGTTCAATCACTTCAGGAAGAGGTTCACGTAGGATCACATGACCGCCGCTAGAAATATTGGTTTTCCAGCTACCAGCGGCTGCTTTACGGCCATAGCAGGCGACGAACTTACCATCAACAATATCAATGCGATAATCAGAAAAATCATTTGGAATGACACGTTCAAGATAAAACTGACTACTAGGGTGATTTTTTAAAAAAGGCGCTAGCAGGTCAATATCGCGTGTTTGTTCAAGCTTGATGATGCCATTGCCACCCCAACCATCAACGGGTTTACAAATGGCTTGGCCGTTCCACGCAACTAACTGATCTCGAACTTGATCAAGATTGTCGCGGTTACATACGATGTAATCTGTCGCGCTTACTCCCGCTTGCTTGAGTTTATGAGCGGTACGGAATTTGTCTTCCGTCAACGCAAACGACGCGTAGTTGTTGATCATCGGCATCATGCTGTCGATGGTTTGGTATAGGTAAACTTGGTAGGGGGTTTGTTCTCCCGCGTTATAAGAGAAAAATAGCTCCAGCTCAGATAGATCCTTGCCTTGGCAGAAAACCGTCCCGTCTTGGGCGGTTGCTTGCGCAAGGTTCAAACCACAAATAGATTCGATCTCGCGCTCACGTAGTTGGTCCACCATTTTTTGTTGAATTTGGCTACCACCACTATTTTCGTACATCCAAATACCAACTTGCTTCCGTGTCATGCATAGCTCCGTTCATTGCTATTCCCCTCCATATCAGAACCTGTAGCTCTCTCAATTTCGGGGCAGGATTGATGTTAATTGCTCGTTTTGGTTGTTTTGCTAATTAATGCCTTTGTCACAATAGGGCTATATGTTCACATCACTTTGTTGAATATTTATTACACATAACTCGAAAGTTGTAGGCTCTGGATAAGCTATAACTTCTGGACACATGGAAGGTTATTTGCACATGTTAGATTTTGGTGATTTGAAGCAATTAGTAGACATAAACTCCTGGACACATAACAAATCCGGAGTGGACCAAACGGGTCAACTTATGCAGAAGTGGTTGGGGGAGTTGGGTTTTCGTTGTGAGCGCTATCAGCGTGAAAATATTGGTGATCACCTGTTATTTAGTACTAAAAGTAATGAAAGTTCGCCGAAGTTGTTGCTTTTGGGCCATTTGGATACCGTGTTCGCACCAGAGACATTCGAAGGTTTTAGTCAAGACCAATATTGGGTCTACGGCCCTGGTGTGTGCGATATGAAAGGCGGGAATTTTGTTGCTCTGCAAGCTCTGCGCAATGTATTTGCACAGAAAGGGGAGGTCTGCAATGTCGACTTTCTGCTCGTTAGCGATGAAGAGACAGGCAGTGATGACAGTCGTGAGTTGACCAAAGAGCTTGCGACTAATTATGCAGTTTGTATTGATTTTGAAGCTGCCGGCGAGAACCACGAAGTCGTGATTGGTCGCAAGGGCGTGGCGACTTACCATATTGATCTAAGCGGTAAAGCGGCCCATGCAGGGAATTGCTATGCTCAGGGATGTGACGCTAACCTTGCAGCAGCCAAGATGATGATTGCACTTAGCGAGTTAACCGATTTAGCCGTGGGTACTACAGTTAATGTTGGTAAAATGGAAGGCGGTATTGGCGCTAATACGATCTCGCCACAAGCCCACCTTACCGTAGAGGCTAGATTTACTTCGGTTGAAGAGCAACAACGTGTACTTGAAAGTATTGAAAGCATCGCTCAGCAGCCTCAGGTGGACGGCGTGAAAACGGAACTCAGTGGTGGCCTGCAGCGCGATGTCATGGTTCCAACCGCCGCTCAAGCTGAGTTCATGGCACAGATAGAAGTTGCACTGGGGTATTCGTTACTGACCGAACAGCGTGGTGGAGTGAGTGATGCTAATGTGGTGGCAGGAATGGGCGTTGCCACTTTAGACGGCTTTGGACCGTTTGGCGATGGTGATCATACTCACCATGAGCGTGCACTAAAAGCGAGCTTTACTCGCCGCATTGATGAAGTGACAAAAATTCTCACGCTTTATAGCGTATAAGAATCAAATTGAATTTAACAAGACTAATCTCGCCACAGTGTCACTGCTGGGGCGAGATCTTCGAAACTCTATTTTGCTCAGATAACCAACTGACTAATTTGCCAACCATCGTGTTTCCTTCATGTTTCGGGTTGAGAAGATGATATCCATACTCTTTTCCTAATGGCTTAGTGTCGTGGTCATGTTTGTTGTCTCCAAACTCATTAACACATATCGTTATTCTTCCCGTTGCGCTCAGTCTGACTCACTAAATACTTCTGCATAGTTCAAGGTCACGTTTGCATGTTCTCGCATAAGCGCTTCGGCACGAGAAGCTTGCTGATTTGCGATAGCATGCACAATGGTGTGATGTTGCAAATGAGCAAAGTAAAATCGTCGATATTCTTGTTTGAGCTTGTCGAAATCAAAGGTAATTGAATTTACTGTAGCGAAAGGGGTGTGCTCATTTTTTTGTAGTGAGGATGCAATTGCCGGGTTACCACTCGCTTCCAAGATGAGCGCGTGAAACTTTTGATTAATTTCATGATATAAGTTGAGGTCTTCTTCGCTGACGTAACCTTTATCAAATATCGCGTCGCCAATTTTAAGACATTCTGTGAGAGCTGAATGTAGGTTTGGACTTAGCCCTTTTTCGGCGGCCTGCCTGGCAGCTAGCCCCTCAAGAACACCTCTTACTTCAATTGCACCAGCCACAGAGCCCTTGGTGATTTCTTTAACGCAATAGCCGCGGCCCTTTAATTTATGCAACAGCCCTTCTTGTTCTAGTGTGCGAAAGGCGATCCTAACAGGCGTTCTCGATACGCCTAAACGCTCTGCTGTTGGTAATTCCGCTAACCGCTCTCCTTGCTCAAACTCACCGGTAACGATCATTCGTCTTAGTGTTGATACTACTTCAATGCCAGAACTCAAATTGACTCTCCACTTAACTCACGGTTAATTCCGTTTTCTATTACCTACCGAAAATACACTATTCAGCATCAGAACGTGATTTAACAGAAATTTAATTTATTTAGCAACCTAGCGCAAAATTCTGCTAGCTAGTTTTCATGGTCAATATGTTTGGGATCCCAAAAATGGAAATTTAGGCTGATTTTTTAAAATATGGTGATATTCTGGATCCCATAATAATTAACAACCCATTAACAAATGTGAATACAGATAAAGGAATATCGAATGCATCCAAAAAATTGTTGGTATGTAGCCTGCACGCCAGATGAAATAGCCAAGGCCCCGTTAGCACGAACCATCTGTAATGAAGACATCGCTTTTTATCGTGATGGTGAGGGCAAAGTCGCGGCAGTACAGGATTTCTGCCCTCATAGAGGGGCTCCGCTTTCACTTGGTTACCTTGAAAATGGAGAGTTAGTGTGTGGATATCATGGGTTAAGAATGGGGCGAGATGGCAAAACGACGTCAATGCCCAAGCAAAGAGTCGGACGCTTTCCATGTGTTAAATCCTACCCGGTAGAGGAAAGACACGGATTCATCTGGGTATGGACTGGTGATAAAGAACTAGCGGATACCAATGCAATTCCTCATCTTGAATGGGCCAATAATCCAGAATGGGCCTATGGCGGAGGACTGTTCCACATCAATTGTAATTACCAGTTAATGATAGATAACCTGATGGACTTGACCCATGAAACGTATGTTCATGCGTCAAGCATTGGCCAAAAAGAGATAGATGAAGCTCCGGTGCGCACCAGGTTAGAAGGCAATCAGGTAACAACCTCGCGCTTCATGGACTCGGTAAAAGCGCCACCATTTTGGCAGCTTGCGCTAAAAGCAAACGGTTTGGATCCCAAAATGGATGTAGACCGTTGGCAAATTTGCAAATTCAGCCCGCCTAGTCATGTTTTGATTGAAGTCGGCGTCGCTCTAGCTGGACAGGGTGGGGTTGATGCTCCTAAGAATGTACGAGCGAGCAGTATTGTTGTGGACTTTATTACACCTGAAACGGATACAAGCATGTGGTATTTCTGGGGAATGGCACGCAACTTCAAACCTCAGGATGCTGAGCTTACTGAAAAAATTCGTGCAGGGCAGCATACGATATTTAGTGAAGACTTAGAAATGCTCGAACGCCAGCAAGCAAACTTGTTAAAAAACCCAAATAGAGAATTACTAAAGCTGGATATTGACGCGGGTGGGGTTCAGGCAAGACGTTTGATTGATAAGCTCGTTGAACAGGAGCAGTCGTCGAGTATCAATGTACAAGATTTGTCTCACGTACGAGCCAGTTAAGGAGAAGTCTATGTTAGAGGTTCAAGTAATCGCTAAACAGCTACGCAGTCAAAATGTGGTTAGTGTCGATTTGTCTCCAACCAATGGTGAAGAACTCCCGGTATTCGAACCAGGCGCACATATTGATTTACACTTGCAAAATGGCTTAGTTAGACAATATTCACTCTTTCATTCACCAAGCCAACGTAGCCAATACAGAGTGGCTATTCTTCGCGCCGAACAGTCAAGAGGTGGGTCAGATTGGGTTCACCGTAATTTACAGGTTGGTGATGTCATTTCTATCAGTGAACCAAAAAATGTTTTTAAACTCGAGAAAGAAGCGTCGAAACATGTACTTTTTGCTGGTGGAATTGGGATAACGCCGCTACTCAGCATGGCTGAGTCCTTAAGTGATAGAACACAAGAGTTTGAGTTGCACTACTCAGCTAAATCAAGACGTGATGCTGCGTTCGTTAAAGAAATCTTATCATCAAGTTGGGCAAGCCAAACAGAACTCTACTTTAGTGATGAAGGCAGAAGAGTAGACGCAGATGCTATTTTTGCAACGCTTCCCCCTTCAACACACGTATATGTGTGTGGCCCTGAACGTTACATTGAATACATTCTCGATACGGCAAGAAAGGTGAATTGGCCAGAGTCTCAAGTTCATCGAGAGTTATTCCAGGCACCTAAGAGCGAACCAGCCAGTGAAAATACGGCCTTTGAGATTCACTTGAGTAACAGTGGCTTAACTCTGGATGTCTCTGCAGACTCAACGGTTCTTGAGGTACTTACACAAGCTGGAATTGATGTGCCATTTTCTTGCGAAGAAGGCGTATGTGGTACGTGTATTACGCCTGTGCTAGATGGCATCCCTGATCATAGAGATCACTATCTGACGGAAAAAGAGAAAGCGTGTAATAGAGAGTTTTTACCCTGCTGCTCTCGTTCGAAAACACGCTCGTTAACCTTAGATCTCTAATAATAAAAAATAACAAAAAAGGAAGTTTGTCATGCCATCAAAATTTAAATCATGCTTAATAATGGGTTGCAGCACCCTCCTTTCATTAAACGTGTATGCTGCTGAATTTAACTTACGAATGTCGCATCCCTGGCCTGCAACATCAGCAATAAATCAGGGGTTAACCGAGTGGGCTCAATCTATTGAGAACGCCTCTGAGGATCGAATCAATGTCGACATTTATCCCTCACAAACCCTGACTAAATCAGCCAAGTCTTATGAAGCGGTCATTCATAATATTGCAGATATAACCGCGACGGTTCAGGGATATACAGCGAACCGATTTCCTCTCTCTCAAATCGTTGAATTGCCGGGTGTTGTTCAGACTGCAGCCCAAGGCTCATGTATTATCCAGAAGCTCTATGACGAAGGGGATATCAAACAAGAATATAGTGATACACATGTTCTGTTCATGTATACCAACGGTCCGGGTCATATTCATATGAAAGATGGGCAAGTTATCCAGCCGCAAGACTTGCAAGGAAAGCGAGTCCGTCAACCTACCGCCATTGTAGGACAACTGTTAAAAAACTTAGGCGCACAACCGACAGGAATACCAGCGCCTAATGCGTATGAAGCTCTAGAAAAGGGAGTCCTTGAGGGCGTGGCGATTTCCTGGGACGGAGCGAAAGTTTTCCGCCTTGGTGAAATTGCGCCTTATCATACCGAGTTAAACCTTTACAGTTTGAGCTTTGTTGTCACGATGAATAAGAACGTTTACCAACGACTGCCAGCCGACTTACAGAGCATTATTGACAAACACAGTGGA
This window encodes:
- a CDS encoding M14 family zinc carboxypeptidase; protein product: MKKQYLCYEQTQQFLEQAMAKHPDFIRLESIGETHEGRPILMATISQNVAYAHLKPALLYTGTIHAREWIGNELAVSFIQYLLDNHQTNPDVIDALSRNTLYIVPCLNPDGFEYSHKHFSFWRKNRRDNGDGTFGVDLNRNFGVNFRRSNQTSSNIYGGPEAFSEPETRAIKHFVEQHNNICIALDYHSQGNVFFPAHKFNHEAEIEGTDLNVLCANMAQEIYKVTKRQYGIHRGKPPANLIHGSGREWYYNRGILATVVEVGSRNIPDYLINMSQSVDENIPALLYALRSAINYSDLAPKRPEYFSVKRVDATQAELVWQEADDSDSGCHYQVYRSERPKAPCTKENLIAITSQTEFTDKQLKAGKRYFYNLHRVDKFKKIASPFAPEIRIKTPLDKADCSFTLFPTPEKVGYVGELTKNNSEHFGHNSLFVGVNSTKGICYGVIDYDLSRLSEDSHISLAEFSLYPMNRVGAKIENYGEWSVSILNPADITDISSFEQIHQAKPIQTLGETIDSDRLTQGIWHSWQFSAMEKRILEEQLKRGRLLLRIQGPDKLPLGNDSQMMQFDIGYGRFGGGIHYRPSLYVIYRRKTTTLQLSAAQCQTFQYSELINNLLTTGYDSHGNAEIGQMVFELPQLTNPKELVITEAAIILDVDSTHALNHSMRFSVALVDSETELDELPLDFAQLEYVGYEVSSQDLNQHPRQTFLFDSSARQYVEDLHDQGRSVRLIIIPTSESDTMDSRVKWKAQINNESVTPKLMLTYVERRKEALASPTNLQANVENGVVKLTWENPDHPAWVGSYVVRNSFHPPRNALDGVKLYAGQDNFTYDRFGNANLAKYYSVFSYDDVPNYSLPTTVSYTSKEVTEVIHQEFEAQDEVEQRYHDGD
- a CDS encoding ATP-grasp domain-containing protein is translated as MTRKQVGIWMYENSGGSQIQQKMVDQLREREIESICGLNLAQATAQDGTVFCQGKDLSELELFFSYNAGEQTPYQVYLYQTIDSMMPMINNYASFALTEDKFRTAHKLKQAGVSATDYIVCNRDNLDQVRDQLVAWNGQAICKPVDGWGGNGIIKLEQTRDIDLLAPFLKNHPSSQFYLERVIPNDFSDYRIDIVDGKFVACYGRKAAAGSWKTNISSGGHVILREPLPEVIELAQQAAFVTGLEIAGVDIIYDIEKQRYVVIEVNGIPAFATPEQEAFGLNFNDTKINYIVDLIDRNVNPAQNQSMATTLDTSFIHLNSNHSNTQQVEISL
- a CDS encoding M20 family metallopeptidase: MLDFGDLKQLVDINSWTHNKSGVDQTGQLMQKWLGELGFRCERYQRENIGDHLLFSTKSNESSPKLLLLGHLDTVFAPETFEGFSQDQYWVYGPGVCDMKGGNFVALQALRNVFAQKGEVCNVDFLLVSDEETGSDDSRELTKELATNYAVCIDFEAAGENHEVVIGRKGVATYHIDLSGKAAHAGNCYAQGCDANLAAAKMMIALSELTDLAVGTTVNVGKMEGGIGANTISPQAHLTVEARFTSVEEQQRVLESIESIAQQPQVDGVKTELSGGLQRDVMVPTAAQAEFMAQIEVALGYSLLTEQRGGVSDANVVAGMGVATLDGFGPFGDGDHTHHERALKASFTRRIDEVTKILTLYSV
- a CDS encoding GntR family transcriptional regulator — encoded protein: MSSGIEVVSTLRRMIVTGEFEQGERLAELPTAERLGVSRTPVRIAFRTLEQEGLLHKLKGRGYCVKEITKGSVAGAIEVRGVLEGLAARQAAEKGLSPNLHSALTECLKIGDAIFDKGYVSEEDLNLYHEINQKFHALILEASGNPAIASSLQKNEHTPFATVNSITFDFDKLKQEYRRFYFAHLQHHTIVHAIANQQASRAEALMREHANVTLNYAEVFSESD
- a CDS encoding aromatic ring-hydroxylating dioxygenase subunit alpha gives rise to the protein MHPKNCWYVACTPDEIAKAPLARTICNEDIAFYRDGEGKVAAVQDFCPHRGAPLSLGYLENGELVCGYHGLRMGRDGKTTSMPKQRVGRFPCVKSYPVEERHGFIWVWTGDKELADTNAIPHLEWANNPEWAYGGGLFHINCNYQLMIDNLMDLTHETYVHASSIGQKEIDEAPVRTRLEGNQVTTSRFMDSVKAPPFWQLALKANGLDPKMDVDRWQICKFSPPSHVLIEVGVALAGQGGVDAPKNVRASSIVVDFITPETDTSMWYFWGMARNFKPQDAELTEKIRAGQHTIFSEDLEMLERQQANLLKNPNRELLKLDIDAGGVQARRLIDKLVEQEQSSSINVQDLSHVRAS
- a CDS encoding PDR/VanB family oxidoreductase produces the protein MLEVQVIAKQLRSQNVVSVDLSPTNGEELPVFEPGAHIDLHLQNGLVRQYSLFHSPSQRSQYRVAILRAEQSRGGSDWVHRNLQVGDVISISEPKNVFKLEKEASKHVLFAGGIGITPLLSMAESLSDRTQEFELHYSAKSRRDAAFVKEILSSSWASQTELYFSDEGRRVDADAIFATLPPSTHVYVCGPERYIEYILDTARKVNWPESQVHRELFQAPKSEPASENTAFEIHLSNSGLTLDVSADSTVLEVLTQAGIDVPFSCEEGVCGTCITPVLDGIPDHRDHYLTEKEKACNREFLPCCSRSKTRSLTLDL
- a CDS encoding TRAP transporter substrate-binding protein, coding for MPSKFKSCLIMGCSTLLSLNVYAAEFNLRMSHPWPATSAINQGLTEWAQSIENASEDRINVDIYPSQTLTKSAKSYEAVIHNIADITATVQGYTANRFPLSQIVELPGVVQTAAQGSCIIQKLYDEGDIKQEYSDTHVLFMYTNGPGHIHMKDGQVIQPQDLQGKRVRQPTAIVGQLLKNLGAQPTGIPAPNAYEALEKGVLEGVAISWDGAKVFRLGEIAPYHTELNLYSLSFVVTMNKNVYQRLPADLQSIIDKHSGNEWSQHMARVFDRLDQEAINEAKQRNDQVVALNEDIKEVWQPELKKVTTQYLDELESKGLPAKQVYQRIQDIQKECDS